ACCATTCCGGACGGTCTCCCTCCGTCGGATTACAACTCCAACCAAGACATACTTGCCCTCTCCGCGTCCCTCTTGAGCAAGAAATTGTTACCTCCATTACAAAGCCTTATTGAGAGATTAAGTGCAGAAGTCCTTCCAGTCACTTCCATACTGTCTGATGCTTTTATGCCATTCCCAACTGATGCGGCGCATTCACTTGGAATTCCTATCTTTTCAGTCTGGACTGTTTCTGCCTGTGGATTGATGGGATTTTATCAGGTTCAAAATTTCATTGAAAAGGGTCTTGCACCAATGAAAGGTATGGTTTTCTAGTACACTTAAACCTCGATAAAGTAATAACctcgctaaaataatatttttctccggTCACAACATAATGGACACAGTATATTTTTACTCCCAGTAAAGTAATAAACTCGCTAAAGTGATATTTTTTCTTGGTACCGACCCTATTACTTTTACGAGGTTTAACTGTATTGGTTCAGCATAATCAACAGAGTGGCAGTAACACAACTGTTTTTCATGTCATGCAGATGAGAACTATCTAACAAACGGGGTTTTGAATACGATCATAGACTGGATCCCTGGAATGAAAGACATTCGTCTAAGGGATATTCCAACCTTTTTCCGGACTACAGATCCAGATGATTTCATGCTCAAGTACATAAAGGAAGCTATGGCAAATGCAAGTAGAAGTACAGGACATGTAATTCATACGTTTGACGATTTGGAACAAGAAGTTCTAAATGCCATCTCATCTATGTTTCCTAATGTCTACACAATAGGCCCTCAACAATTGCTTCTTAACCTACTAGAATCAGATCATGAAGATTTTAAGGGCGTAGGATATAATCTATGGGAAGAGGAAAAAACTTGTCTGCAATGGCTAGACTCTAAAGAAGCTGACTCTGTTCTCTATGTAAACTTCGGAAGCTTAGCAGTCTTGTCACAGGAGAAGTTAGTGGAGTTTGGTTGGGGTCTTGCCAATAGCAACCAGAACTTCTTATGGATAATAAAACCTTACTTTATTGTTGGCGAATCCAAAACTACTTTAGGACTTGAATTTATGGAATGCATCAAGGGGAGAGGATTCATTTCGAGCTGGTGTCCTCAAGAGCAAGTCCTTGACCACAAATCAGTGGGAGGGTTCTTGACACATGGAGGTTGGAACTCGACAATTGAGAGCTTATCAGCTGGAGTGCCAATGCTGTGTTTGCCATTTTTCGGAGATCAAATGACAAACTGTAAGTACATGTGTACAGAATGGGAGTGTGGAATGGAGGTCGATAATAATGTTAGGAGAAATGATGTAGAGAAGCTTGTGAGAGTCTTCATGGAGGGATTGGAGGGTAAAAATGTGAAGAGGAAGGCAAAAGAGTGGAAACAGATGGCAGAGAAGGCATGTGGTCCTGATGGCTCCTCATCTCGCAACTTAAACAAATTGATTCATCTTTTGACAAGCTAGAATACACTTGTATCTTCATTCCCATGTGTGCAAGGACTATAATCCTTTAACTACAATTTTTGTACTCATTTTACAATTTTTGATCCCCTGAAATAATCACAATAAAGAACTACAGTATCTTTCACTATCTATGATTTGGGCTAAAAAGTTTGTACTACTCTTGTTTCCAATTCCAAGTACTGGCATGCATAACAAAATGAATGCATGATAAACCTAGTCTATAGGTCAACATGGATACATCATACATCTTCCTCCTGCACCGCAATTTCAggtttgaaaattctttttaaggCACAACATTAATAGTTGAATAGTTGATAATGTAATTCACTCATTTCAAATATAAAGTTCTGCCTCTAAAAGCAAATACATATATTCTAGTAGGTTGCAGACCTTACATCTGCTGAAAACAACATGAAAATCAGGCTCCGGCTTATGTACCCCAAGCAAATTGACAACTGCACACAAGCGACACTATGAACATCTAAATAAGTCACAAAACATATTCTGTACAAAAATAGCAATTTGGAATCAGCAATCACAAATTACAAACCAATAACAAAGACAATAATGAAAATTTCCGATATCTACTTCAATTAATGCTTTAAAAAAGATACAAATGGATGCTGCAGAACTAAGCAGTGACTTTGGTGTTTGTTTCTTCTTACTAGATGCTTAAACAGTAACTTATTGATTTAAACCATTCATGCGGCCTGAAGGTAAAGTATGACGATCTcaagaatttaagagaattaaCTAGTTTTATGGGGGGACTATTATAAGAAGAGAGATCTCAATTCTCAACAGGGCAACTCATCAACAGTCTGAAAAAAAATAAGAACAAATATAATAGGCTGAGGTAACCTGAAAAGTTTCCAAGCACTCTCAACAACCAAAAAATAAATCAGCCTACTCAACACTTGAAGACCATCTGACTATTTAAAGATATGACAAGTTATAATTTAACCAAAATAATAAAAATACATCACTTTTTTCTGGTTAAACAAAGTATCTATAACAATTAAAGATTGTTTTAGAAGTTGCAAATTATCCTTGCAAAAGTCACTTGCATATCAAGAAGTTTGTCCACTCCTTCCACTTCAAATAACAAATTTGCCTAAAAGCCAATTATATGGTCTCCCTGCATggaaccccccccccccccggtCCCCCATAACTTGTCCTTGACAATCAGCTGCAAAGCAACAATAAAGTAAAAAAAATGACATGGTTCATCATAATATCAAACTTATAAATACTTTATGAAAACAGGAGAATTCTGGGAACTATTAAAATAGTACTAAAAAAAATCTAACCTAAAAAATTGCAGAAAGCTAACCTGTTCACCGCAATAGCAATGTTACAAAAGAATAAATTTATCTTCAACTGCTCTGGGCAGGTGGCCTGTGAGGCTTTGGAGCTGAAATACACAATGCATAGCAGCTATAACAATCAGTAATCTTCAATGTATGTTAGCAGAGAAATTTTATGAGATATAAATATTACAAAACCTGGTTACATTACATATGAACCTTGATTTTATTGTTTAATCAATTTTATCCATGTTTCTCATTTTGAGGCAGACTACACACTTACACAGAATGCCATCAGTTTCTATATAATTAATTATGATGCAATTGAAATACCATTAGGATTTCCTTGTTCGTAGAAACTTCGAAACATGGAAATTGCTTCTGAAGCCATTATTCCTCCTGTGCATTTAAAACCCGTTCCTCGCAACACTTCATCCCTGACATTAAAAGTCAAATCAGGAAATGAGAATCAAACCATTCATTAACAAAATAAGTAGTGCAATATGACGAGTTGATTCTAATTGATTTAAGTGTCCATTTTAAACCTCAAGGACGTTTGTATTAATTCGAAATATTCAAGACATGTAGCAAGTGGCTGAAGCAAACTTATAATCATATTCCTCT
The sequence above is drawn from the Apium graveolens cultivar Ventura chromosome 2, ASM990537v1, whole genome shotgun sequence genome and encodes:
- the LOC141708734 gene encoding 7-deoxyloganetin glucosyltransferase-like, whose protein sequence is MSIFLETDTLRDEHKVTANLKSFGFLIAVPASVALLTVTAQLFIFLTQKGEMESLARLSGKQTHVVCIAYPAQSHIKSLLKLAKLLHIKGIFITFVNTEFNHKRLLNSGALQSLDNLPGFRFDTIPDGLPPSDYNSNQDILALSASLLSKKLLPPLQSLIERLSAEVLPVTSILSDAFMPFPTDAAHSLGIPIFSVWTVSACGLMGFYQVQNFIEKGLAPMKDENYLTNGVLNTIIDWIPGMKDIRLRDIPTFFRTTDPDDFMLKYIKEAMANASRSTGHVIHTFDDLEQEVLNAISSMFPNVYTIGPQQLLLNLLESDHEDFKGVGYNLWEEEKTCLQWLDSKEADSVLYVNFGSLAVLSQEKLVEFGWGLANSNQNFLWIIKPYFIVGESKTTLGLEFMECIKGRGFISSWCPQEQVLDHKSVGGFLTHGGWNSTIESLSAGVPMLCLPFFGDQMTNCKYMCTEWECGMEVDNNVRRNDVEKLVRVFMEGLEGKNVKRKAKEWKQMAEKACGPDGSSSRNLNKLIHLLTS